In a single window of the Photobacterium profundum SS9 genome:
- a CDS encoding DEAD/DEAH box helicase, which yields MLESVTEFRQLDLADTLLSALDSMGFVSPTPIQAASIPLLLTGVDALGKAQTGTGKTAAFSLPVLNKVDLSQHKPQAIVMAPTRELAIQVAAEIKVLGQNIKGLKVLEIYGGASIVDQMRALKNGAHIVVGTPGRVKDLISRDRLHLDEVSTFVLDEADEMLKMGFVDDVTWIMEQAPASAQRVLFSATMPPIVKQIVDRFLRNPERIDVAGENRTVSQVSQQFWIVKGVEKDEAMIRMLETEENIDASIVFVRTRQDTERLADWLSARGCKAAALHGDIPQSLRERTVDHIKRGVIDVLVATDVVARGLDIQRITHVFNYDIPFDVESYIHRIGRTGRAGRSGKAILLVRTNQIRMLRTIERVTKSRMEEIQLPNRDAVAAARLTRLGQELESQKEQATLEAFVELVGKLQETIDVDATTLAAMLLQRQQGNRPLFYKGPDPMIAAIDREQQRRERRGNDDRGTRNERGGERRSNNSADWDTYQLQVGREQGIQVKDIVGAIANELGLSKEFIGAIKLAPSHTFVQLPKKMSAEVSAQLKKLRIRQNDVKAVVVEGEVLREHRPRNSGSRDGGRGGYRGNRDSNGGERRFDRNRGSDNRGGNRGSANSDRPRRPSGERSNNA from the coding sequence ATGCTAGAATCTGTTACAGAATTTCGCCAATTAGATTTGGCTGACACACTTTTATCTGCTCTTGACTCAATGGGCTTCGTTTCGCCAACTCCTATTCAGGCGGCGTCAATTCCTCTACTTCTTACTGGTGTTGATGCACTTGGTAAGGCACAGACTGGTACTGGTAAAACGGCTGCGTTTTCACTACCTGTTCTAAATAAAGTAGACCTTTCTCAGCATAAGCCTCAGGCTATCGTAATGGCTCCTACACGTGAGCTTGCGATTCAGGTTGCTGCAGAAATCAAAGTCCTTGGTCAGAACATTAAAGGTCTTAAAGTTTTAGAGATTTACGGTGGTGCTTCTATCGTTGATCAAATGCGTGCACTTAAAAATGGTGCTCACATTGTTGTTGGTACTCCAGGTCGTGTTAAAGACCTTATTTCACGTGATCGTCTGCACCTTGATGAAGTTAGTACGTTTGTACTAGATGAAGCTGACGAAATGTTGAAAATGGGTTTTGTTGATGACGTTACTTGGATCATGGAACAAGCTCCAGCATCGGCACAACGCGTATTGTTCTCGGCTACTATGCCTCCAATCGTTAAGCAAATTGTTGACCGTTTCCTACGTAACCCAGAGCGCATTGACGTAGCTGGCGAAAACCGTACTGTATCTCAAGTTTCACAGCAGTTCTGGATCGTTAAAGGCGTAGAAAAAGACGAAGCAATGATTCGTATGCTTGAAACTGAAGAGAACATCGATGCGTCAATCGTATTCGTTCGTACTCGTCAAGATACTGAGCGTCTAGCTGATTGGTTATCTGCACGTGGCTGTAAAGCAGCAGCTCTACACGGTGATATTCCTCAGTCTTTACGTGAGCGTACTGTTGACCATATTAAACGTGGTGTAATCGACGTTCTTGTTGCAACTGACGTTGTTGCTCGTGGCCTTGATATTCAGCGTATTACACACGTATTTAACTACGACATTCCGTTCGATGTAGAATCTTACATCCACCGTATTGGTCGTACTGGTCGTGCTGGTCGTTCTGGTAAAGCGATCCTATTGGTTCGTACAAACCAAATTCGTATGCTACGCACTATCGAGCGTGTAACTAAATCTCGTATGGAAGAAATTCAACTTCCTAACCGTGATGCCGTTGCCGCTGCTCGCTTGACTCGTTTAGGTCAAGAACTAGAATCACAGAAAGAACAAGCAACGCTTGAAGCTTTTGTTGAACTAGTGGGTAAATTACAAGAAACAATCGATGTTGATGCAACAACGCTTGCAGCGATGCTTCTTCAGCGTCAACAAGGTAACCGTCCTTTATTCTATAAAGGTCCGGACCCAATGATTGCAGCTATTGATCGTGAACAGCAACGTCGTGAGCGTCGTGGTAACGATGATCGTGGTACTCGCAACGAACGTGGCGGTGAACGTCGTTCAAACAACAGCGCTGATTGGGATACTTACCAATTACAAGTTGGCCGTGAGCAAGGCATTCAGGTTAAAGATATCGTTGGCGCAATTGCAAACGAACTTGGCCTAAGCAAAGAGTTCATTGGTGCTATTAAACTAGCTCCTTCACATACTTTTGTTCAGCTTCCGAAGAAGATGTCAGCAGAAGTTTCAGCACAACTTAAGAAGCTACGCATTCGTCAAAACGATGTAAAAGCTGTTGTTGTTGAAGGTGAAGTTCTTCGCGAACACCGTCCACGTAACAGTGGTAGCCGTGATGGCGGCCGTGGTGGATACCGTGGTAACCGTGATAGCAACGGTGGCGAGCGTCGTTTCGACCGCAACCGTGGTAGTGACAACCGTGGTGGAAACCGTGGCAGCGCGAACAGCGACCGTCCACGTCGTCCAAGCGGTGAGCGTAGCAACAACGCTTAA
- a CDS encoding phosphoribosylglycinamide formyltransferase has protein sequence MHMKSVLRTFFVLLIVFGRTSIAAPLPQYSDSDYEVSPYQTQEGKKSFQRSLSGLYNVNSWTEQNITQPYSNFSQLYHAATHAQQELDTLAREIALHSNTQALVPAVKSEERAKEKIKTELQGETHRITDLARCSLVASDIPSLMQSLELLNKEVSVVAVKNRFKSPTASGYRDFKLLIRLPKSQVIAEVQLHLEAISTVKNGAEHKIYEEIQRIERASMTEERNISEFELAQIARLRAESLNLYQTAWQQYLQPEAMAV, from the coding sequence ATGCACATGAAATCTGTACTTCGTACTTTCTTCGTTCTCCTTATCGTCTTCGGTCGTACTTCGATCGCTGCACCACTACCTCAATATTCAGATTCTGACTATGAAGTTTCCCCTTACCAAACACAAGAAGGTAAAAAGTCTTTTCAGCGTAGCCTAAGTGGCCTTTATAACGTCAATAGCTGGACAGAACAGAATATTACCCAGCCTTACAGTAATTTTAGCCAACTGTATCATGCAGCAACACATGCCCAGCAAGAATTAGACACTCTTGCTCGTGAGATCGCATTGCATTCCAATACTCAAGCTTTAGTGCCAGCAGTTAAATCAGAAGAACGCGCTAAAGAAAAAATCAAGACAGAGTTACAAGGTGAAACTCATCGTATTACTGATTTGGCACGATGCTCATTAGTAGCAAGTGATATACCGAGTTTGATGCAGTCATTAGAACTGCTGAATAAAGAAGTCTCTGTTGTTGCGGTTAAAAATCGCTTTAAAAGCCCGACAGCTTCTGGCTACCGTGATTTTAAATTATTAATACGCTTACCAAAAAGCCAAGTGATTGCAGAAGTTCAACTTCACTTAGAAGCCATATCTACGGTAAAAAATGGTGCTGAACACAAGATATACGAAGAAATCCAACGTATCGAACGTGCAAGCATGACAGAAGAACGTAACATCTCTGAGTTTGAATTAGCACAGATAGCGAGACTTAGAGCTGAGTCATTAAATCTATACCAAACTGCATGGCAGCAGTATTTACAGCCTGAAGCCATGGCTGTGTAA
- a CDS encoding IS4-like element ISPpr4 family transposase: MTMTLFEQHQLPCILESRLSKRYQTLIMEHMTVNSSNAPGVKSLRHHTQSWASTQATWRFYHNEDVTFPMLSGPMLGLARSGVKESQSRYVLMAHDWCHINFAKHHSKLDKTKMSHALDVGYELQASLLVDANTGAPIAPAGLNLLTSNGIYQCRSQELQPKQSHLDSLFDSIHWQEQLHLDKPLVHVVDREADSAKDLRRLGSVHWLTRTKKGSTFRHEGQFKTAEIISRTISPDLKGVISLRGKEGYLFVGETTVELHRKSEKLASAAPTCRFVMSLVTDDEGKELARWYLLSNVLDVDATEIATWYCHRWNIESWFKLLKSDGHQLEKWQQTTAESILKRLITASVATTLIFKLYSDSSDEANEFKGFLVKLSGRLTKRTKPVTQPSLLAGLWVFLQMCEVLDTYTMDEINAMRQIASSFFAQSV, translated from the coding sequence TTGACGATGACTCTTTTTGAACAACATCAATTACCCTGTATCCTTGAATCAAGATTATCTAAGCGTTATCAGACCCTTATAATGGAACACATGACAGTTAATTCTAGCAATGCACCAGGTGTAAAATCTCTTCGCCACCACACACAATCATGGGCATCGACACAAGCAACATGGCGTTTTTATCATAATGAGGATGTGACTTTTCCTATGCTAAGTGGCCCGATGCTGGGTCTTGCTCGTTCTGGTGTGAAAGAAAGTCAAAGTCGATATGTATTAATGGCTCATGATTGGTGCCATATCAATTTCGCTAAACATCATAGTAAGTTAGATAAAACTAAGATGTCACACGCTCTCGATGTTGGCTACGAACTGCAAGCGTCTTTATTGGTAGACGCAAATACCGGCGCACCCATTGCTCCAGCAGGTCTTAACTTACTGACAAGCAACGGTATTTATCAATGCCGAAGCCAAGAGTTACAACCCAAGCAAAGTCACCTAGATTCACTCTTTGACAGCATTCATTGGCAAGAACAATTACATTTAGACAAGCCCCTGGTGCATGTTGTTGATAGAGAAGCAGATTCAGCGAAAGACTTAAGACGTTTAGGCTCAGTTCACTGGCTAACTCGAACTAAAAAAGGCTCAACGTTCCGTCACGAAGGTCAGTTTAAAACGGCTGAAATCATCAGTCGAACAATCTCCCCAGACTTGAAAGGTGTTATTTCTCTTCGAGGTAAAGAGGGCTATTTGTTTGTTGGTGAAACGACTGTTGAGTTACACCGGAAATCAGAAAAGCTCGCGTCAGCGGCGCCCACCTGTCGCTTTGTTATGAGCCTGGTCACGGATGATGAAGGTAAAGAGCTAGCAAGATGGTATCTGCTGTCTAACGTGTTGGATGTTGATGCAACAGAGATTGCAACGTGGTATTGCCATCGCTGGAATATTGAATCTTGGTTTAAGTTATTGAAGTCAGATGGTCATCAGTTAGAAAAATGGCAGCAAACTACTGCGGAGTCAATATTAAAGCGTCTGATCACAGCCAGTGTTGCAACGACGTTGATATTTAAGCTTTATTCGGACAGCTCGGATGAAGCTAATGAATTTAAAGGTTTTTTGGTTAAGCTGAGTGGTCGTTTAACTAAGCGAACAAAGCCTGTCACTCAGCCATCACTGCTTGCGGGACTATGGGTTTTCCTACAAATGTGTGAAGTACTAGATACCTACACCATGGATGAGATAAACGCGATGAGGCAAATAGCCAGTTCGTTTTTTGCTCAATCTGTGTAG